GCTGACACTGGGGATTTCGTGGCTCTGCTATTTCAAAGGCCTGCAGTTGGGGCAGGTATCGCAGGTGGTGCCGGTCACCAAGCTTAGCGTTGCCCTGGCCCTGGTGATGAGCGCCTTTCTGCTGGGAGAAAATCTGAGTCGGCTCAGCAGTCTGGGCGCGCTCCTGATTGTGGCTGGCACGGTGTTGATGATTATCTGATTTATTACTAAATCAGGTGGCCCTGGTTACTAGTTATGATTTTAGCGCGCCGCAGCCCTGTTTGGAAGCAACTCGCTTACCTTCTGTACAAAATTTTTAATGAAGGCCATTTTTCAGCGTTTTCTATGTGCTCGCGAGCAGTAGTAGCCAAGCGCACGGTCCACCCGCTAGGTAGTCCCCTGGGCAGTGCCTGGGTGGGGGGGCTTGCCGTCATCCTCTTTGTATTGGCCGGCGAACCCTGCCGGGCCCAAGCCGGGCCGGCCGCTGGCCCGACTACTGCTTACTCGGGTACCCTGACCCTCACGGGGGGAGTAGGGGCCCCCTACGGGTGCGGCCTGGACTACGGCCGCCTGGTCGTCCGGAACCTGGAAGCTACCGTGGGGGCGGGCTATGACCTGAGCGGCTTCAAGGCCGGTATCGGGGCGAGGTATTACCTGTGGGGCGCAGCGCGGGAAGCAAAATTTGCTACGTTTGTCGGGGCCAACGTGAGCTACTGCGCCGGGCGCGGGTCCCTGGCCCTGCTAACGCACGAGGACCACCTGTATTTCCGCGACGATACCGCCCAAATCCGCATTCGCTCCTGCGTGGTGGGCCGCCTGCGCGCTGGCCTGCACTGGCAGCCGGGCGCGCGGCTGGGCCTCACCACGGCCCTGGGCTACGGCCTGGTGCTAGGGCCCGACCCCGTGCAGTACTTGAGCAGCGCCTATCCTACCGAAGGCATGCGGGCCGTTGTGGCTACCCGCCGCCCCAATAGCCTGGAGCTTTCGCTCGCCCTGTCGCTGCGCATAGGGCACTTGGCTGTGCGGTGAGTTGGTATGCTGCGTTTGCTACCCAGCGGCTAGTGCGCTTGCCCTTTCTGCCACAGCAAGCAGTAGCGCTGCTGACTTTCGAGCAGTAGCTGGCTAGCGACTGTGCCTGCCGTTGAGTTGTTGAGCACAAGGCCTCTGCATGCTTTCCTCCTTCCTATGCCACCCACTCCTGCCTTCACTGACCACCTCTCGCTTTCCGACCGACTGGCGCTGCAACGCACCCGGCTAGCCAATGAGCGAACCTTGCTCACCTACGTGCGCACCAGCTTGGCATTGGTGGGCTTTGGGCTGGCACTATTACAGTTTCACCCGGAGCGGGGTGGCCGGCTCGGCTACACGGCACTGGCCGTCGCGACAGTGGTCTTGACGGTAGGCTTGCTGCGCTTTCGGGTGCATCGCCGGCAGCTGACCGCCTGCCAGTCGCTGGCGGGCTAGCCAGCATAAACCGCGCTGGCTCACACCACCACGAACGTATCGTGCGGATGCACCACCAGGGGGCGGTGCTGCTTCAGAAACGCGCGCATGGCGGCCACGGCGTGCCGGCCGGTTTTTGGCGGTTGCAGCCAAACTGGGGCGGCACGCCCTGCGAGGTGATGAAGGCGGCCGTGTAGGTCCGCTCCGGGTCCAGGGGCTGGTCCTGCACGAACGCCGTTTACAGGCGGCGGCCCTTGGGGTTTTCGGCCTTGAAATAGGCTTTCAGCCCTAACGAGCGCTTCACGTAGCCGCCCATCTGGTGCAGCGGGTTTTGGCTATAAGTGCCTTCGAGGTTCTTTTTCAGCATCTCGCGCAACTCCCCGATTGGGGCCGCGACCAGGGCGGGCACGTTATGCGCATTGGGAAACGAGCTGCCCCCGACGTTGAACACGTTGCTGCGGCGGAAATCGCCCTGTGTGGGGTCCACGGTGCCCAGGGCGGTGTTGGTGAGCCGGCCGGTGCTGCGCATGACAGGCCCCGCCAATTTCCGCAGAAAGGC
This region of Hymenobacter sp. GOD-10R genomic DNA includes:
- a CDS encoding DUF202 domain-containing protein; this encodes MPPTPAFTDHLSLSDRLALQRTRLANERTLLTYVRTSLALVGFGLALLQFHPERGGRLGYTALAVATVVLTVGLLRFRVHRRQLTACQSLAG